Proteins encoded together in one Coffea arabica cultivar ET-39 chromosome 2c, Coffea Arabica ET-39 HiFi, whole genome shotgun sequence window:
- the LOC113727021 gene encoding protein transport protein SEC23 C-like isoform X1: protein MAEFLDLEAQDAVRMPWNVLPGTKSESAQCVIPISAIYTPLKPLPPTTPVLPYSPLRCRNCRSVLNPFAIVDYSNPNNKIWICCFCLQRNHFPPHYQGISESNLPGELFPHLTTIEYEDQNLAASAAASSPIFLFVVDTCVIEEEIGFLKSSLLQVLGTMPENCLIGLITFGTYVHVHELGYGQIPKVYVFKGSKELTKEQVLEHMGFLANKPKPTIGVIAGARDGLSQESIARFLLPASECEFTLSSIFEELQKDPWPVPADQRAARCSGTALSVAAHLLGICVPGSGARIMAFLGGPSTEGPGSIVSKTLSEPIRSHKDLDKDSAPLYHKAVRFYEGISKQLVHQGHVLDVFACALDQVGVAELKAVVEKTGGFVVLAESFGHSVFRDSLKRVFQSGDYDLGLSSNGIFEVNCSKDIKIQGIIGPCASLDKKGPLASENVIGQGNTTAWKMCGLDKTTSLCLFFDIVKKESPDAIAQSANNLFYFQFLTYYQHSSGQMRLRATTISRRWVAGPGSVQDLVAGFDQEAAAVVMARQVSFKMETEAEFDPIRWLDKSLIHICSRFGDYQKDSPSSFSLSPRFSIFPQFVFHLRRSQFVQVFNNSPDETAYFRMILNRENVANSVVMIQPSLISYSFHSAPEPVLLDVAAIAADRILLLDSYFTIVIFHGSTIAQWRKAGYHQQPEHQAFAQLLQSPRDDANSIIRERFPVPRLVICDQHGSQARFLLVKLNPSATYNSDAPPAPGGDIIFTDDVSFEVFLEHLQRLAVQ, encoded by the exons ATGGCAGAGTTTCTCGACTTAGAAGCGCAAGACGCCGTGCGAATGCCATGGAACGTCTTACCAGGGACAAAATCCGAGTCAGCTCAGTGCGTAATTCCGATCTCGGCAATTTACACGCCCTTAAAACCTCTTCCTCCGACTACCCCAGTGTTGCCGTACTCCCCTCTCCGGTGCCGGAATTGCCGATCGGTGTTGAACCCTTTTGCTATCGTTGATTACTCCAACCCCAACAATAAAATCTGGATCTGCTGCTTTTGTCTACAGCGCAACCATTTTCCTCCCCATTATCAGGGCATTTCGGAATCCAATTTGCCGGGGGAGCTTTTTCCACATCTCACTACTATTGAGTATGAGGATCAAAATTTGGCGGCTTCGGCTGCTGCTTCCAGTCCTATATTTCTATTTGTGGTGGATACGTGCGTTATTGAGGAGGAAATTGGATTCTTGAAATCTTCTTTATTACAG GTATTAGGGACTATGCCTGAGAATTGTCTTATTGGTTTGATCACATTTGGTACATATGTACATGTTCATGAGCTAGGGTATGGGCAGATTCCAAAGGTCTATGTTTTCAAGGGATCAAAGGAGTTAACTAAGGAGCAGGTGTTGGAGCATATGGGTTTCTTAGCAAATAAGCCGAAGCCAACTATCGGAGTTATTGCTGGTGCAAGAGATGGGCTGTCGCAGGAGAGTATTGCTAGGTTTCTGTTACCTGCATCAGAGTGTGAATTTACACTCAGCTCG ATATTCGAGGAGCTTCAAAAAGATCCTTGGCCGGTTCCAGCAGATCAAAGGGCTGCTAGGTGCTCTGGTACTGCATTGAGTGTTGCTGCTCATTTGTTAGGAATTTGTGTTCCAGGCTCTGGGGCCAGAATCATGGCATTTTTGGGTGGGCCATCGACAGAAGGGCCAGGCTCT ATTGTATCAAAAACTTTATCTGAGCCAATACGTTCTCATAAGGATCTGGATAAAGATTCTGCTCCTCTCTATCATAAAGCTGTCAGGTTCTATGAAGGAATTTCGAAGCAGCTTGTTCATCAAGGACACGTACTGGATGTTTTTGCTTGTGCATTGGACCAG GTAGGAGTGGCTGAACTTAAAGCAGTAGTTGAGAAAACTGGAGGGTTCGTTGTGCTGGCAGAAAGTTTTGGTCATTCAGTTTTCAGGGATTCTTTAAAACGTGTTTTCCAGTCTGGGGATTATGACCTGGGACTATCTTCAAA TGGTATATTTGAGGTAAATTGCTCAAAAGATATTAAGATTCAAGGAATTATTGGCCCTTGTGCATCACTTGATAAG AAAGGTCCATTGGCCTCCGAAAATGTCATTGGTCAAGGAAACACAACTGCATGGAAGATGTGCGGCCTTGACAAAACTACGTCGTTATGCTTATTCTTTGATATTGTCAAAAAGGAGAGCCCTGATGCCATTGCTCAATCAGCAAACAACTTGTTTTACTTCCAGTTTTTGACATA TTACCAGCATAGCAGTGGACAAATGAGGCTTCGTGCAACCACCATCTCCAGAAGGTGGGTTGCTGGACCAGGAAGTGTACAG GACCTAGTAGCTGGGTTTGACCAAGAAGCTGCTGCTGTAGTTATGGCACGCCAAGTTTCTTTTAAAATGGAAACTGAG GCTGAATTTGACCCTATAAGATGGTTGGATAAATCCCTGATTCATATATGTTCACGATTTGGCGACTACCAAAAGGACAGTCCATCTTCTTTCAGTTTATCTCCTAGGTTTTCAATATTTCCTCAGTTTGTGTTTCATTTACGGCGTTCTCAGTTTGTCCAG gTCTTTAATAACAGCCCTGATGAGACAGCATATTTCAGAATGATTCTCAATAGGGAAAATGTGGCAAATTCAGTGGTGATGATCCAACCTTCATTGATCTCTTACTCTTTTCATTCTGCTCCAGAACCGGTTCTCCTTGATGTTGCTGCCATTGCTGCTGATAGAATCCTACTTTTGGATTCTTATTTTACAATTGTCATATTTCATGGATCAACTATTGCTCAATGGCGAAAAGCAGGATACCACCAACAGCCTGAACATCAG GCATTTGCACAGCTGTTGCAATCTCCCCGGGATGATGCTAATTCTATAATCAGAGAAAGATTTCCTGTACCCCGCTTGGTCATTTGTGATCAACATGGCTCTCAG GCACGTTTTCTGTTGGTAAAATTGAATCCTTCTGCTACATACAACTCTGATGCTCCTCCTGCTCCTGGGGGAGATATTATTTTTACTGATGATGTCAGCTTTGAGGTCTTCTTGGAACATCTTCAGCGGTTGGCTGTGCAATGA
- the LOC113727021 gene encoding protein transport protein SEC23 C-like isoform X2 codes for MAEFLDLEAQDAVRMPWNVLPGTKSESAQCVIPISAIYTPLKPLPPTTPVLPYSPLRCRNCRSVLNPFAIVDYSNPNNKIWICCFCLQRNHFPPHYQGISESNLPGELFPHLTTIEYEDQNLAASAAASSPIFLFVVDTCVIEEEIGFLKSSLLQVLGTMPENCLIGLITFGTYVHVHELGYGQIPKVYVFKGSKELTKEQVLEHMGFLANKPKPTIGVIAGARDGLSQESIARFLLPASECEFTLSSIFEELQKDPWPVPADQRAARCSGTALSVAAHLLGICVPGSGARIMAFLGGPSTEGPGSIVSKTLSEPIRSHKDLDKDSAPLYHKAVRFYEGISKQLVHQGHVLDVFACALDQVGVAELKAVVEKTGGFVVLAESFGHSVFRDSLKRVFQSGDYDLGLSSNGIFEVNCSKDIKIQGIIGPCASLDKKGPLASENVIGQGNTTAWKMCGLDKTTSLCLFFDIVKKESPDAIAQSANNLFYFQFLTYYQHSSGQMRLRATTISRRWVAGPGSVQDLVAGFDQEAAAVVMARQVSFKMETEAEFDPIRWLDKSLIHICSRFGDYQKDSPSSFSLSPRFSIFPQFVFHLRRSQFVQVFNNSPDETAYFRMILNRENVANSVVMIQPSLISYSFHSAPEPVLLDVAAIAADRILLLDSYFTIVIFHGSTIAQWRKAGYHQQPEHQMVMS; via the exons ATGGCAGAGTTTCTCGACTTAGAAGCGCAAGACGCCGTGCGAATGCCATGGAACGTCTTACCAGGGACAAAATCCGAGTCAGCTCAGTGCGTAATTCCGATCTCGGCAATTTACACGCCCTTAAAACCTCTTCCTCCGACTACCCCAGTGTTGCCGTACTCCCCTCTCCGGTGCCGGAATTGCCGATCGGTGTTGAACCCTTTTGCTATCGTTGATTACTCCAACCCCAACAATAAAATCTGGATCTGCTGCTTTTGTCTACAGCGCAACCATTTTCCTCCCCATTATCAGGGCATTTCGGAATCCAATTTGCCGGGGGAGCTTTTTCCACATCTCACTACTATTGAGTATGAGGATCAAAATTTGGCGGCTTCGGCTGCTGCTTCCAGTCCTATATTTCTATTTGTGGTGGATACGTGCGTTATTGAGGAGGAAATTGGATTCTTGAAATCTTCTTTATTACAG GTATTAGGGACTATGCCTGAGAATTGTCTTATTGGTTTGATCACATTTGGTACATATGTACATGTTCATGAGCTAGGGTATGGGCAGATTCCAAAGGTCTATGTTTTCAAGGGATCAAAGGAGTTAACTAAGGAGCAGGTGTTGGAGCATATGGGTTTCTTAGCAAATAAGCCGAAGCCAACTATCGGAGTTATTGCTGGTGCAAGAGATGGGCTGTCGCAGGAGAGTATTGCTAGGTTTCTGTTACCTGCATCAGAGTGTGAATTTACACTCAGCTCG ATATTCGAGGAGCTTCAAAAAGATCCTTGGCCGGTTCCAGCAGATCAAAGGGCTGCTAGGTGCTCTGGTACTGCATTGAGTGTTGCTGCTCATTTGTTAGGAATTTGTGTTCCAGGCTCTGGGGCCAGAATCATGGCATTTTTGGGTGGGCCATCGACAGAAGGGCCAGGCTCT ATTGTATCAAAAACTTTATCTGAGCCAATACGTTCTCATAAGGATCTGGATAAAGATTCTGCTCCTCTCTATCATAAAGCTGTCAGGTTCTATGAAGGAATTTCGAAGCAGCTTGTTCATCAAGGACACGTACTGGATGTTTTTGCTTGTGCATTGGACCAG GTAGGAGTGGCTGAACTTAAAGCAGTAGTTGAGAAAACTGGAGGGTTCGTTGTGCTGGCAGAAAGTTTTGGTCATTCAGTTTTCAGGGATTCTTTAAAACGTGTTTTCCAGTCTGGGGATTATGACCTGGGACTATCTTCAAA TGGTATATTTGAGGTAAATTGCTCAAAAGATATTAAGATTCAAGGAATTATTGGCCCTTGTGCATCACTTGATAAG AAAGGTCCATTGGCCTCCGAAAATGTCATTGGTCAAGGAAACACAACTGCATGGAAGATGTGCGGCCTTGACAAAACTACGTCGTTATGCTTATTCTTTGATATTGTCAAAAAGGAGAGCCCTGATGCCATTGCTCAATCAGCAAACAACTTGTTTTACTTCCAGTTTTTGACATA TTACCAGCATAGCAGTGGACAAATGAGGCTTCGTGCAACCACCATCTCCAGAAGGTGGGTTGCTGGACCAGGAAGTGTACAG GACCTAGTAGCTGGGTTTGACCAAGAAGCTGCTGCTGTAGTTATGGCACGCCAAGTTTCTTTTAAAATGGAAACTGAG GCTGAATTTGACCCTATAAGATGGTTGGATAAATCCCTGATTCATATATGTTCACGATTTGGCGACTACCAAAAGGACAGTCCATCTTCTTTCAGTTTATCTCCTAGGTTTTCAATATTTCCTCAGTTTGTGTTTCATTTACGGCGTTCTCAGTTTGTCCAG gTCTTTAATAACAGCCCTGATGAGACAGCATATTTCAGAATGATTCTCAATAGGGAAAATGTGGCAAATTCAGTGGTGATGATCCAACCTTCATTGATCTCTTACTCTTTTCATTCTGCTCCAGAACCGGTTCTCCTTGATGTTGCTGCCATTGCTGCTGATAGAATCCTACTTTTGGATTCTTATTTTACAATTGTCATATTTCATGGATCAACTATTGCTCAATGGCGAAAAGCAGGATACCACCAACAGCCTGAACATCAG ATGGTTATGAGTTGA